One segment of Polaribacter huanghezhanensis DNA contains the following:
- a CDS encoding threonine/serine dehydratase, with amino-acid sequence MQHLLNVYKRIQPHIHKTPVLHSRLLNEATNANVFLKCENFQKTGSYKIRGASNAILNLSKTQRNKGVVTHSSGNFAQALSLAAKNLGVKAYIVMPSSAPEIKRKAVLDYGGIVTISEPTLAARELASEKIRKETGATFIHPSNNIDVIDGQGTACYELLQSASDFDYMIAPIGGGGLIAGTCLFANAFSPSTKVIGAEPLKVDDAYRSLKSGKIETNKTANTIADGLKTQLGNHNFPIILKHVTQIIRVTEDEIIAAMRFVWERMKITIEPSSAVAVAAIFKEPTLFKNKKVGVLISGGNVDITKLPF; translated from the coding sequence TTCATAAAACACCCGTTTTGCATTCGAGATTATTAAACGAAGCAACAAATGCAAACGTTTTTTTAAAATGCGAAAACTTTCAAAAAACAGGATCCTATAAAATTAGAGGAGCAAGTAACGCAATCTTAAATTTATCAAAGACACAAAGGAATAAAGGTGTTGTAACACATTCTTCCGGGAATTTTGCACAAGCATTATCGTTAGCGGCTAAAAATTTAGGTGTAAAAGCATACATTGTGATGCCTTCTTCTGCTCCAGAAATTAAAAGAAAAGCGGTGTTAGATTATGGCGGAATCGTAACAATTAGTGAACCAACTTTGGCAGCAAGAGAATTGGCTTCCGAAAAGATTCGGAAAGAAACCGGAGCAACTTTTATTCATCCATCAAACAATATTGATGTAATTGACGGACAAGGAACTGCTTGTTATGAATTACTGCAATCAGCATCGGACTTTGATTATATGATTGCACCAATTGGCGGTGGTGGTTTGATTGCAGGAACGTGTTTATTTGCAAATGCCTTTTCTCCATCTACAAAAGTAATAGGAGCGGAACCTTTAAAAGTTGATGATGCGTATCGTTCGCTAAAAAGCGGAAAAATAGAAACCAATAAAACAGCTAATACAATTGCAGACGGATTGAAAACGCAGCTTGGAAATCACAATTTTCCAATCATTTTAAAACATGTAACGCAAATAATTAGAGTTACTGAAGATGAAATTATTGCTGCCATGCGTTTTGTTTGGGAACGAATGAAAATCACCATAGAACCTTCTAGCGCTGTTGCTGTTGCAGCAATTTTTAAAGAGCCAACTTTGTTTAAAAATAAAAAAGTGGGAGTTCTTATTTCTGGAGGAAATGTAGATATTACAAAACTTCCTTTTTAA
- a CDS encoding metallophosphoesterase has product MKRRKFIKNTIIGTVGATLLGGIYSWQIEPFWLEFVKKKMPIKNLPDHLIGKTLMQISDMHVGNRFDYQYIIDSFQKAQKLNPDFVVYTGDYVSYENKEQFTQLKKVLNHVVKGKLGTVGILGNHDYGKNWSEQEVANEITSLLEKDGVSILNNEQKNINGLNIIGLDDYWGLNFNPQKIMNQIDHKNANLVLCHNPDVCDLDAWNNYKGWILSGHTHGGQVKPPFLDPLILPVKNKKYAAGQIDLDDGRTLYINRALGCLWQVRFNVRPEITIFELEKQV; this is encoded by the coding sequence ATGAAAAGAAGAAAATTTATTAAAAACACAATTATTGGAACAGTAGGAGCAACTTTACTTGGCGGAATATATTCTTGGCAAATTGAACCATTTTGGCTAGAATTTGTAAAGAAAAAAATGCCAATTAAAAATTTACCCGATCATTTAATTGGTAAAACACTCATGCAAATTAGCGACATGCATGTTGGCAATCGCTTTGATTATCAATACATAATAGATTCTTTTCAAAAAGCACAGAAGTTAAATCCAGATTTTGTGGTTTATACTGGAGATTATGTTTCTTATGAAAATAAAGAGCAATTTACTCAGCTAAAAAAAGTTTTAAATCATGTTGTAAAAGGCAAATTAGGAACAGTCGGAATTCTTGGAAATCACGATTATGGTAAAAATTGGTCAGAACAAGAAGTTGCAAATGAAATTACTTCTCTTCTTGAAAAAGATGGAGTATCAATTCTAAATAATGAGCAAAAAAACATCAACGGATTGAATATTATTGGATTGGATGATTATTGGGGATTGAATTTTAATCCGCAGAAAATAATGAATCAAATAGATCATAAAAATGCAAATTTGGTTTTATGTCACAATCCAGATGTTTGCGATTTAGATGCTTGGAATAATTATAAAGGATGGATTTTATCTGGTCATACACATGGCGGACAAGTAAAACCTCCGTTTTTAGATCCGCTTATTTTACCTGTTAAAAACAAAAAATATGCTGCTGGTCAAATAGATTTAGACGATGGAAGAACATTGTATATCAACAGAGCTTTAGGTTGTTTATGGCAAGTTCGATTTAATGTAAGACCAGAAATCACCATTTTTGAATTAGAAAAACAAGTATAA
- a CDS encoding sensor histidine kinase, with the protein MKFKKMFFLFFVGCGSLFLQAQQNQLQHFTVANGLPQSDVVDAVQDNIGYIWFATQGGGIARFDGSDFAVFSQKNGLLSNFVNSFFIQKDSLFIGTNNGLSIKIKNQFINYKTPKINKLIWLDKKLYLATNQGIYQFKKEYVTPIKINLKIDLSDVLDIQYKNSFYWVKTSNKTWKLTTLNSKAIIQKSSLTASEVVFGSQKSIIKNLKIEVAIKSITNKIFIDRQQNTWLLTNGNGVYKSVSSNFKHFNFIENHAIKEITAIHQKNKNIWFTDTNRNLFAIDSLGIRFVRKNNFKTTSITTDINNNLWFGSQNKGMYIFRKSNDSLSASHFDIEKLYSENGLPTNNIQNIIIQNNTVWLVTEKSGILKLAYNFQQNFVEKITAFNQNNGLKDQLITASLLHKNQIWYGTLHGDLGFIDNNKITHYSNFLNLDTTISSLVGSSADDLYIGTLGNGIWKISISKLNSPKPVNEEFLSSKNSYQLLFDAKNQLWNGSEKGVDKIEFQNDAISKSTLYNANDGFIGIETTKNTSLEDTFGNLWFGTKNGITKYTPNENKKTLLKPTISFENIEVSNQSIDSIQNQFKNAVLQLSPAQNNISFSFKTVDINQPKRIEYQYTLNETQSTWSSNTTVNFANLTAGNYTFSVTSISASKIESEPVIFTFFIDKQLYQKTWFIVSVIGFLAIVFFLMIYFYFKRKQTENQQKIEKLTLENHLITLEQKALQLQMNPHFIFNVLNGIKAFGNNGNTTELNSTISQFASLLRSLLYNSRKEEINLLEEIEMLKNYLNLEQKMNKNFEYTITTEVGNIATEEILIPPMLVQPFVENSIKHGFKNTNGKLSILFEIKRNHLMCTIIDNGIGIDQSKKAKTGSAHTSLALKVTKERIENLSKNSTLGIKELSENGHIIGTKVEFKIPLKTDY; encoded by the coding sequence ATGAAGTTTAAAAAAATGTTTTTTTTGTTTTTTGTTGGATGTGGATCCTTGTTTTTGCAAGCACAACAAAATCAATTACAACATTTTACCGTTGCAAACGGATTGCCACAATCTGATGTGGTTGATGCGGTACAAGATAACATTGGATATATTTGGTTTGCGACTCAAGGTGGCGGAATTGCGCGTTTTGACGGAAGTGATTTTGCCGTATTTAGTCAAAAAAACGGATTGCTTTCAAATTTTGTAAACTCCTTTTTTATCCAAAAAGACAGTTTATTTATTGGCACAAATAATGGGTTGTCCATAAAAATTAAAAACCAGTTTATAAATTATAAAACACCTAAAATTAACAAACTAATTTGGCTAGATAAGAAGCTGTATTTAGCAACAAACCAAGGCATTTATCAATTTAAAAAGGAGTATGTAACTCCTATAAAAATCAATTTAAAAATTGATCTTTCTGATGTGTTAGACATTCAATATAAAAATTCTTTTTATTGGGTTAAAACCTCAAATAAAACTTGGAAATTAACGACATTAAATTCAAAAGCCATCATTCAAAAAAGTTCGTTAACAGCTTCTGAAGTTGTTTTTGGTTCTCAAAAATCCATCATCAAAAATTTAAAAATTGAGGTTGCTATAAAATCAATCACCAATAAAATTTTTATTGACAGACAACAAAATACGTGGTTATTAACCAATGGAAATGGCGTTTACAAATCGGTTTCTAGTAATTTTAAGCATTTTAATTTTATAGAAAATCATGCTATCAAAGAAATTACTGCAATTCATCAAAAAAATAAAAATATTTGGTTTACCGATACAAATAGAAACTTATTTGCAATTGATAGTTTAGGAATTCGTTTTGTAAGAAAGAATAATTTTAAAACGACCTCAATTACAACTGATATTAATAATAACCTTTGGTTTGGCTCACAAAACAAAGGAATGTATATTTTTAGAAAATCCAATGATTCTTTAAGCGCATCCCATTTCGACATCGAAAAATTATATTCAGAAAATGGTTTGCCAACAAATAATATTCAAAATATTATCATTCAAAACAATACCGTTTGGTTAGTAACAGAAAAATCTGGAATTCTAAAACTAGCTTATAATTTTCAGCAAAATTTTGTAGAAAAAATTACTGCTTTTAATCAAAATAATGGATTAAAAGATCAATTGATAACTGCTTCTCTACTCCACAAAAACCAAATTTGGTACGGAACTTTACACGGTGATTTAGGTTTTATTGACAACAACAAAATAACACATTATTCCAACTTTTTAAACCTAGACACCACAATTAGCAGTTTGGTGGGGTCTTCTGCTGATGATTTGTATATTGGAACTTTAGGAAACGGAATTTGGAAAATTTCAATTTCTAAGTTGAACTCTCCAAAACCTGTAAATGAGGAGTTTTTAAGTTCAAAAAATAGCTATCAGTTGCTTTTTGATGCAAAAAATCAGTTGTGGAATGGTTCAGAAAAAGGTGTCGATAAAATAGAATTTCAAAATGATGCAATATCAAAATCGACACTTTATAATGCAAATGATGGTTTTATCGGAATTGAAACCACAAAAAACACTTCTTTAGAAGATACATTTGGAAATCTTTGGTTTGGCACCAAAAACGGAATTACAAAATACACGCCTAATGAAAATAAAAAAACACTTTTAAAACCAACTATTTCTTTTGAAAACATCGAAGTTTCAAATCAATCAATTGATAGTATTCAAAATCAATTTAAAAATGCTGTTTTGCAACTTTCTCCAGCGCAAAATAATATTTCTTTTAGTTTTAAGACAGTCGATATCAACCAACCAAAAAGAATTGAATATCAATATACTTTAAATGAAACACAAAGCACTTGGAGTTCTAATACTACTGTCAATTTTGCAAACTTAACAGCAGGGAATTATACGTTTTCTGTAACCTCTATAAGTGCCTCAAAAATTGAGAGTGAGCCTGTAATTTTTACCTTTTTTATTGACAAACAATTGTATCAAAAAACGTGGTTTATTGTAAGTGTTATTGGCTTTTTAGCAATTGTTTTTTTCTTAATGATTTACTTTTATTTTAAAAGAAAGCAAACAGAAAATCAACAAAAAATTGAAAAATTAACCTTAGAAAATCATTTAATTACTTTAGAGCAAAAAGCGCTGCAATTGCAAATGAATCCACATTTTATTTTTAATGTGTTAAACGGAATTAAAGCATTTGGAAATAACGGAAACACAACAGAGTTAAACAGTACAATCAGTCAGTTTGCAAGTTTATTACGTTCACTTTTATACAATTCTAGAAAGGAAGAAATCAATCTTTTAGAAGAAATTGAAATGCTAAAAAATTACTTGAATTTAGAGCAAAAAATGAACAAAAATTTCGAGTACACAATTACAACTGAAGTTGGAAATATTGCAACAGAAGAAATTTTGATTCCTCCAATGTTGGTGCAACCTTTTGTAGAAAACAGCATCAAACATGGTTTTAAAAATACCAATGGAAAATTATCAATCCTTTTTGAAATAAAAAGGAACCATTTAATGTGTACAATTATTGATAACGGAATCGGAATTGATCAATCAAAAAAAGCAAAAACAGGTTCAGCTCATACTTCTCTTGCTCTAAAAGTAACCAAAGAACGGATAGAGAATTTGTCAAAAAACAGTACTTTAGGAATTAAAGAACTATCAGAAAATGGACACATAATTGGAACTAAAGTTGAGTTTAAAATCCCGTTAAAAACAGATTATTAA
- a CDS encoding LytR/AlgR family response regulator transcription factor yields the protein MQQQTAILVDDMPQALEMLTQDIANNHPMIQIIGTANSVVSAAKILQKEQPDMLFLDIMLGDGTGFDLLEIIPNLTSKIIFVTASDEFAIRAFKFAAIDYILKPYSNDELKNAIDKAMHQIQPKNEQLSVLQESIASPNQLPKKISLHTLGKIVVVSLDEIIRCKSDNNYTTFYFENGSKIMVTKTLKFYADLLKNNSFLRVHQSHLVNTKYIKEFIKSDGGYLVLKDKSTVSVSVRKRAEVIEALANL from the coding sequence ATGCAACAACAAACAGCCATTTTAGTTGATGATATGCCACAAGCATTAGAAATGTTAACACAAGATATTGCTAACAATCATCCAATGATACAAATTATTGGTACTGCAAACAGTGTGGTTTCTGCTGCAAAAATTTTGCAGAAAGAACAACCAGACATGTTGTTTTTAGATATTATGTTGGGAGACGGAACTGGATTTGATTTGTTAGAAATCATTCCGAATTTAACTTCTAAAATTATCTTTGTAACCGCAAGTGACGAGTTTGCGATAAGAGCTTTTAAATTTGCCGCAATCGATTATATTTTAAAACCCTACTCTAATGATGAACTGAAAAATGCAATTGACAAAGCAATGCATCAAATTCAGCCAAAAAACGAGCAGTTATCAGTCTTACAAGAATCTATTGCTTCGCCAAATCAATTGCCTAAAAAAATATCATTACACACTTTAGGTAAAATTGTGGTGGTTTCTTTAGATGAAATAATCCGTTGTAAATCCGACAATAATTATACTACTTTTTATTTTGAAAATGGCTCTAAAATTATGGTTACCAAAACTTTAAAATTTTATGCAGATTTATTAAAAAATAACTCATTTTTACGCGTACATCAAAGTCATTTGGTAAACACAAAATACATAAAGGAATTTATAAAATCTGATGGTGGTTATTTAGTATTAAAAGATAAAAGTACCGTTTCAGTTTCCGTTCGTAAACGTGCAGAAGTTATTGAAGCACTTGCCAATCTTTAA